Genomic window (Cucumis sativus cultivar 9930 chromosome 2, Cucumber_9930_V3, whole genome shotgun sequence):
AAATCCAGGAATATGTTGAGCTTGAAGTAATCAGAACTGGAGATCACTTCCATTTATCTTGTAGCTCTTTCCTCTCAGATAAAACCCATGTTGCAAAGATGGCTATCACAAGAGCAACAATAGTAATGAGAAGCAGCGCGTAGCTGAAATCTTCAGTTAGCGAATCATATGTCCTTGAGGGTGTAATCCTGGTAAAGAAGAGATCAACTCCATATGCAAATGCGAGGGTTGTCGACTCCAATTTGGCTGGAATGGTCACGATGCCTCGGAGACCTTCAACTTGAAGCGAGTGCGTCACATAGGTCTGCACAAACACAACCCAGTTCAAAAATAATGGTATCAGCTTAGAGAAGAGAGGAATTACCCTAACGAAGCCCTGGAGCCCAGAAAAATATCATTGACTATACCACATTGGCGTTTCCGGCATCCAACTACTTCGTTATTTCAAGGATTTCTACTTTCTAGGTAAAACACTAAGACCATGTTTGCTTCCTTGCAAATGTAATCCGGTCCCCATTTATTTATGCTTGTTGTTTAACAGCATTATATAATCGTGATGAAAACCgtcataaaaaaatgtaatacgATTGTGGAGGAGAGGGttatcaatcaaattatatttgattattacGTGGGACCCACAACCTTTTACTATAAGGTATGCACCGTTACTATAAAGATATTGAATATATCACATATACGTTACCTTTACCATTATCGTTACTGTTAGAGTTAAACGATAACGAATAACGGTAACAATAAATGTTGCAAATTCGTAATTATAAGTAAACATGATAAAACAATCCAATCAAGTTTGTGATTGAGGCCATTATTATTGATCTAACTAATAGAATCCCATtacaataatacaaattttcattacaGATTGGTAAATATGGTCTAATATCTTAATGTCGTTAACTAATTCTAGCAGTAGTTCGTGAATTTAGCATTATCTTAACACTTTCAGTAATTGAATTGATAAGCATTTGGCATTCCCACGATTTCAACACAAACACTATTGccaaaaacaatataacaaaattagatCTACAATTGATTTGTTATGTTGTGTCAATATGGGGAAAACCCGCAAGAAGCAAATTTTTATAGGAGGAAAAATAAGACAAATACCTGAGGAATGATAGGCAAGGAATCAGTAAGAGGTATAACGCCTTCTTCTCTCTCAGCTTGTGAGGGATTGATAGATCGTCGAGGATCCAAGTATCGTTTGTCAAGAGCCAAAATCTGCAACAACTCACATTTAACACAACcagaaaatacattttcaaaaaaaacaataatctaAATGGGGAACAAAGACTAAGCAATCAAGTATTCAGAAGTCAACCTGATCATTTATTGTACCAATCAGTAGCTGCTTTGATGTTATACCCTTAGATGTTGAGGTAACTGATATTTCTTTCACAGAATGAGTGAAAAAGTAGGATTGTGATTTAGCCAAAATTTCAGGTCGAGAATACGAAGAAATTGGTGTAGTCAGGTTATGCTTTCCAATAATAAGCTTCCAAACATCAATATTGTCCTGCAAATAAATTGACCCGTGTAAATAAATTGTCTAGTGGGTCCcatgtaaaataaattgactTGTGTACATGTTGTCAAATGAGTGTACTGTGATAATCATGTAATAGAGCATAAAGATTTGAGCAACACATTCACATACCGCACGAGATTgatcataaatttcaacaactGACATCTCGTATCTGTGTGCTTTGAGATTGAAGTAGTGATAGACAACCCAATTCTCACTAAACACCTACataacatataaatatgtgagaaaaattgaattgattcACGATGGAAGGAGTGAATGAATAGGTTGGATAACTCACAGCATGAACTGGACCCGTTGAACCATGATGGGTCATTCTATGTAATATACGACCATTTACGATATCAATAAGATATACCACCAACCAGGAATCCTCTGGGGTTGTAGTTCCAATTTCACCACTGCTTTTTGGTGCAACAGTTGCCAAGAAGAGCAGATTTttggatatatatttatacatcaCATCTTGGTCTGCTACAACCTTGGCTTGCGTATGAACCACCtagaagataaaaatatacatatatttgtttaaaacacTTCCAAAAACCAGTGACAATACATTACAGGAGATTTTCTCAACACAAGAAAACAAGCAACACacaaaatcaaatgtattGATGTCAATTAGTTTGGCCGTTAAGTGGGTTTCATGAGTTTGGTTGTTTCCTTGTTAATAATATTGCATTGAAATGAGGAAAACAGTAGAAGAGACATGAAGAACTATTTATTAATCTCTactagttaatatttttagggTTCATGTTTCTCGGGAACTCACATTTGGAGGTTAGACTCCTAGAGTATGTGTATCCTCAGATACTATTGTACTATACCACATACAACATTGTTTGTAAGTGGTGAACGATGGTAATTAAAATCTCAACTGAGAAACTAGTTTTTCAATCAAACTAATTCATGAGCAAAtgcaaaaaagaataaacttaAACCAAACGCAATAGTTCACTGGTAGTATGTACAATTATGTTCAGtagataaaaaattgaaagtttaagtgtGGGACTGTAGTAACAAACTCTAAATTCAGGATGGTTTTTGCAAGTTTCCGTAATATTAATAACTGTTACAATTGAAATATTACAAATTCTTCATAGAAACCATGGAGGCAACAAGTAAATCTAATTTCATGCATCATTGATATTTagtaaacaattaaaaggGTATTTTATACATTTGTAATTCTCACTCTTTCCCCCAACAAAATCAATCtgtataaaaaagttaatcaTTAATTTGAATGGAAGACCGCAGCCCGAATTAACTGTATAAAGTTTAAGTAGCATTACCAAAACAAATGTTCGGTAAATAgaccaaacaaagaaaaatatcatgtGACAAACCCACAAAAGTAAAGTATCTTACCTCATTCAATTTTCTTGAAGCACTCGCAATGATTTTCTCTGACTCCGATGGAAGCATAATTAACCATACATCCTTGCTCTCAAAGCAGTAGTCGTCCACTACATCAACACACTTCCTCATTAATGCGTGCCCTTTAATGATGCCACTGTCAACCTCAACAGAATACCAgtatatgtttgaaaattctGATTGCAGAATACCAATAGCTTCGGAAGTTTGTGGGTACAAATGAGCACGACTCTCAGCATCTATTAAAATATGAAGGCGTTGTTCTGTTGAATCAGTAAATGGAAGTGGAATAACTTTTACAATGGAGTGAGTCTGGCTCGATGAACTAATCTCCTTCCCCGTGTAAGTGTCAACAAATGAAAGCAAACCTGGTCCATCCATACTTTGTTCACAACGGCCTACAATAAGTACAGATGGATTCTCATCCATAGCACGATGGTGGGGGTCTTGCCACTGATAAATATTGAGCCATCTTGGAGCACAATCTTTTGATTTATGGAAAGGTTGCAGTAATCGAGACCATACGACACGGCCATCTCCAGAGTGCAAGGCAAAGAGTTTTCCTGATTTAGTCAGAACAATCAGCAGTTTCCGGAATCCATTGTGGTCCCTACTCATTTTGCTTTTGTCAGAACTCTTTAACCGCATATTTTGAATGGCTACCACATCCTCAGGGCTTGCAATCATTAAAGTTCCCTTGAGTTTCAGCAAATGTCCCTTTCAAAAACAAGGACATATTGTCAGAGAAGATGCCAGCATTTCGTTTTTAAATAACTAGCCAAagcaagaaaaataataaaatattcaaagtaACAATCACCAAAATTATTAACTAAgaggtttaaaaaatattacaactttaatttaattcatacaATTTCGAAAGGGTTGCATACCTGTAACCATTCAATGAGATTGTTCTCCACCTTTGTTATAGAAACACCCTTTTTTTCAACAGGCAGTTCAGATGTCACAACATTTACAATAGAGGCAAGACCGTCTTCCCTACTCCACACAATTTCACCTTGTTGTACTAACAACAGTGAATGGTCTTCCATGACAAGCAGAGCCCTGAATCCATGAGATCTGTCTGTCCGAATGTAGGAGTTCAAAAAAACCTTCTGGACAGATCCTCTTTGCTTATCGATTACTATATTTTCGTCAATAAAATTAGTGCTCCAGTTATCAATAAGCTTGACAGTTAGATGCAGATGACTTCCCTCGTGATGAGCTAAAGCAGCTGCCTGCTGGTGCTCTGAAACTAAGAGAGCATCACTTACAGTGGCCTGACCGGGAATTTTATCCACCACCTCCAACTCACCTTCACCTTTTACTCGAACTAATGTTAAAAGAGAATTTACTTTAACAGCAAGTAACCCTGAAAGCTTTGAAGGCACTATTTCCATTGACCCAGAAAATTCATCAATGACAGGCGCAATAGGTGACAGTAGAATCCCAATTTCCCCATTCTTAAAGTTTATTATAACAAGATTTGACCTAGAAGTGTCCACGGTCACAAGCACATCATCAGAAACTGATACTAATTCTCCAGAAAAGCCACCAGAAAATGTGGCCGTCTGGTGCTTCAGCAACTCACCACtcttaacatttattttaaactgaTCGAGCTGGGTTGGGCTTGAAAATCCCACAGCATAAATGAATTCACTGTCAGGAAGCTGAATG
Coding sequences:
- the LOC101205138 gene encoding ER membrane protein complex subunit 1, coding for MVLAIKLSFLLFLTLFSSFANYGFSLYEDQVGLMDWRQQYLGKAKHALFHSSKSGRKRVVVSTEENVIASLDLRHGEIFWRHVLGPNDPIDGIEFVLGKYVVSLSSEGNFLRAWNLPDGQMAWESFLQGTSPSKSFLLVPKSLKANQETVILVFSRSCLHAVSSLDGEVIWKIDLTENSVEIQKIIQLPDSEFIYAVGFSSPTQLDQFKINVKSGELLKHQTATFSGGFSGELVSVSDDVLVTVDTSRSNLVIINFKNGEIGILLSPIAPVIDEFSGSMEIVPSKLSGLLAVKVNSLLTLVRVKGEGELEVVDKIPGQATVSDALLVSEHQQAAALAHHEGSHLHLTVKLIDNWSTNFIDENIVIDKQRGSVQKVFLNSYIRTDRSHGFRALLVMEDHSLLLVQQGEIVWSREDGLASIVNVVTSELPVEKKGVSITKVENNLIEWLQGHLLKLKGTLMIASPEDVVAIQNMRLKSSDKSKMSRDHNGFRKLLIVLTKSGKLFALHSGDGRVVWSRLLQPFHKSKDCAPRWLNIYQWQDPHHRAMDENPSVLIVGRCEQSMDGPGLLSFVDTYTGKEISSSSQTHSIVKVIPLPFTDSTEQRLHILIDAESRAHLYPQTSEAIGILQSEFSNIYWYSVEVDSGIIKGHALMRKCVDVVDDYCFESKDVWLIMLPSESEKIIASASRKLNEVVHTQAKVVADQDVMYKYISKNLLFLATVAPKSSGEIGTTTPEDSWLVVYLIDIVNGRILHRMTHHGSTGPVHAVFSENWVVYHYFNLKAHRYEMSVVEIYDQSRADNIDVWKLIIGKHNLTTPISSYSRPEILAKSQSYFFTHSVKEISVTSTSKGITSKQLLIGTINDQILALDKRYLDPRRSINPSQAEREEGVIPLTDSLPIIPQTYVTHSLQVEGLRGIVTIPAKLESTTLAFAYGVDLFFTRITPSRTYDSLTEDFSYALLLITIVALVIAIFATWVLSERKELQDKWK